One Podarcis muralis chromosome 1, rPodMur119.hap1.1, whole genome shotgun sequence genomic window carries:
- the PLEKHA3 gene encoding pleckstrin homology domain-containing family A member 3 yields MEGVLYKWTNYITGWQPRWFVLDNGILSYYDSQDDVCKGSKGSIKMAVCEIKVHPTDSTRMELIIPGEQHFYMKAVNAAERQRWLVALGSSKACLADTRTKKEKEVNETNESLKTKMSELRLYCDLLMQQVHTIQEYVHHDENHLSPSIENMNEASSLLSATCDTFITTLEECVKIANAKFKPEMFQLPHPDPLVSPVSPSPVQMMKRSVSHPGTCNLERSSHSVKEPNSSSHRLSQRCRKTVLDPEPSVDVPPDDIDRPAYCSRHTLNGDLAPSTISDTALLVSKKQSEREETLPPTS; encoded by the exons ATGGAAGGAGTTCTGTACAAGTGGACCAATTACATCACAG GCTGGCAGCCTCGCTGGTTTGTTCTTGATAACGGGATATTGTCTTACTACGATTCGCAGGATGATGTTTGCAAAGGCAGCAAAGGCAGCATAAAGATGGCAGTGTGTGAAATCAAAG TTCATCCGACTGACAGCACCAGGATGGAGTTAATCATCCCAGGGGAACAGCATTTCTACATGAAAGCCGTTAATGCAGCTGAACGACAGCGGTGGCTGGTAGCCCTGGGGAGCTCGAAAGCCTGTTTGGCAGACACCAgaacgaaaaaagaaaaag AAGTTAATGAAACCAATGAATCTCTGAAAACCAAAATGTCTGAGCTTCGTCTCTACTGTGACCTTCTAATGCAGCAGGTCCATACAATCCAAGAATACGTTCACCATGATGAAAATCACTTGTCACCCAGCATTGAG AATATGAACGAAGCGTCCTCCTTGCTCAGCGCTACCTGTGACACGTTTATCACGACCCTCGAAGAATGTGTGAAAATAGCAAATGCCAAGTTCAAGCCAGAGATGTTTCAGTTGCCTCATCCGGATCCTTTAGTTTCTCCTGTGTCGCCTTCACCTGTGCAAATG ATGAAACGTTCTGTTAGCCACCCAGGCACTTGTAATCTAGAGAG GAGCAGTCACTCTGTAAAAGAACCAAATTCATCCTCTCACCGGTTATCCCAAAGGTGTAGAAAGACAGTCTTAGATCCAGAACCTTCTGTAGATGTTCCCCCTGATGATATAGACA GACCAGCATACTGTTCCAGGCATACTCTCAATGGAGACTTGGCGCCTTCAACCATTTCCGACACAGCCCTGTTGGTGTCAAAGAAACAATCAGAACGCGAAGAGACTCTACCGCCTACATCCTGA
- the FKBP7 gene encoding peptidyl-prolyl cis-trans isomerase FKBP7 — MGKAEEAKRASSASGAHPAPPARPPEGGEARRRLEQPRAAPLSAPVTSNNASATQPRRAARQIPQPRSRAPAAMHFAAGICFFLQAFALVTLRADGQKKEEGASADEVQMEVVHVPENCHPKSKKGDLLNAHYDGYLAGEKSKFYCSRTQNNGHPKWFVLGVGQVIKGLDIAMLNMCPGEKRKVIIPPSLAYGKQGYEPAKIPPNATLIFEIELYAVTQGPRSVEAFSQMDLDSDKKLSKHEIDHYLKKEFERDGKKRDPSVHQDVLLDIFKKNDHDGDGFISAKEYNVYQHDEL; from the exons ATGGGGAAGGCGGAGGAGGCAAAGCGGGCCAGCAGCGCAAGCGGGGCACATCCCGCGCCGCCCGCGCGTCCGCCGGAAGGAGGCGAGGCGAGACGGAGGCTGGAGCAGCCCCGGGCCGCGCCCCTCTCGGCTCCCGTGACGTCGAACAATGCCAGTGCCACGCAGCCCCGGCGAGCAGCGAGGCAGATCCCGCAGCCGCGATCTCGTGCTCCAGCAGCTATGCACTTCGCCGCGGGGATCTGTTTCTTCCTCCAGGCTTTCGCCCTCGTAACCCTCCGGGCGGACgggcagaagaaggaggagggcgCCTCCGCCGACGAAGTTCAAATGGAAGTCGTGCACGTCCCCGAAAACTGCCATCCGAAGAGCAAGAAGGGGGACCTGCTGAATGCCCATTACGACGGGTACCTGGCCGGGGAGAAGTCCAAGTTCTATTGCAG TCGAACACAAAACAACGGCCACCCAAAATGGTTTGTCCTTGGTGTCGGACAAGTCATTAAAGGTTTAGATATTGCAATGCTGAATATGTGTCCTGGAGAGAAACGGAAAGTGATCATACCTCCATCACTTGCCTATGGGAAGCAAGGATATG AACCTGCAAAGATTCCACCTAACGCAACACTGATCTTTGAGATTGAACTGTATGCAGTAACGCAAGGACCCCGCAGTGTTGAAGCATTTTCTCAAATGGACCTGGATAGTGACAAAAAACTCTCAAAACATGAG ATAGACCATTACCTGAAGAAGGAATTTGAAAGAGATGGCAAGAAACGCGACCCTTCCGTTCATCAAGATGTCTTGCttgatatatttaaaaagaatgaCCATGACGGAGACGGCTTCATATCTGCCAAGGAATATAACGTCTACCAACACGATGAACTATAA